GATTTAAAAGCTACCGATAAACGCCAAAGCTGGTGAGAAGAAAAAGCACAGGGCTCGCAGACCTTGACAACGCCTACCCAGTCGGAACTTCAAAAAGGAGACAACGCTTGTCGAACACTTCTTCCTCGAGAAACTTCCCCCCGTAGGGTGGCTTTGGCTCGACGGTCCCTTTTTGAAGTGGAGACGTCCAGTGATTCCCCCTTGCTAGCGTGTCAGTGTCGAAGAGAACTGTGCTTTTTCTTTTCCTCCACTATGGTAGGTAGCTCCAATAGAGTTATTTTGAACATTCAAAAACGACATAGTAAAGAAAATGAAAAGAAAGGTAAAGATAATGAAAAGATTAATAGTAAGAAAATTAGTAATATTTAGTCATGCCATTTTCTTTTCATTCTATCATCCAGAACAAGGGGGCATTCACAGTGAAGAAGAAGCACATGCTAGGATCCATTCTCGCCCTGTCTGTCTTGGTTTCCACAGTCTTGGCAGGCTGTGGGGGCAGTCAGACATCCAGTGGGACGAATTCCGCGTCCAACTCCAATCAAGCTTCGTCTAGCCCCGCTTCTTCATCGGCCGCAGCAGGTGGAGGCGGTACCTTGATTATTGCGCGCTTGTCCGATGCGAATAATTTGGACCCGCATTTCAGTACCCAGATTAATTCCATGGCAGTGACGCAGCACAAGATCTATGAAGGTCTGGTCATGTTGGATCGGAATAGCGAGTACAAACCTCTTTTGGCAAAGGAATGGAAACAAAAGGATGATGTCACCTGGGAGTTCACACTGCGTGACGGTGTTACCTTCCACGATGGGGAGCCTTTTCATGCAGAAGCGGTGAAAAAGACGATCGACCGCATTTTGGACAAAGACAATCCGACTCCCAAAGCAAACATGTTTGGCATGATTAAAGAGGTGAAGGTCATTGACCCGCTGAAGGTAGAGATTATTTTACATTATCCGTTCGCAGGGCTCTTGTCCGTACTGGCGAGTGCCGAGGGTGGCATCATTAGTCCAAAGGCGATTAAGGAATTCGGCAAAGAGTTGTCCAAGAAACCAGTTGGGACGGGACCATTCACCTTTGAATCATGGACGCCTGGACAAGAAATCGTCTTGGTGAAAAACGAGAAGTATTGGGGCAACCAACCGAAACTGGAAAAAGTCGTTTTCAAGACCATTCCTGAGGATGCGACACGTGTAGCCATGGTGGAGACAGGTGAAGCTCATGTCGCAGAACAGCTACCGGTCACTGA
This genomic stretch from Brevibacillus brevis harbors:
- a CDS encoding glutathione ABC transporter substrate-binding protein; this translates as MKKKHMLGSILALSVLVSTVLAGCGGSQTSSGTNSASNSNQASSSPASSSAAAGGGGTLIIARLSDANNLDPHFSTQINSMAVTQHKIYEGLVMLDRNSEYKPLLAKEWKQKDDVTWEFTLRDGVTFHDGEPFHAEAVKKTIDRILDKDNPTPKANMFGMIKEVKVIDPLKVEIILHYPFAGLLSVLASAEGGIISPKAIKEFGKELSKKPVGTGPFTFESWTPGQEIVLVKNEKYWGNQPKLEKVVFKTIPEDATRVAMVETGEAHVAEQLPVTELERVQNSQSMSLGRFESFAVDHIGMNVKQKPFDDVRVRQAIAHAIDKEAIIKGVYNNVGKVAISSLGPKVIGYSPNIKTPEYDLNKAKQLLTEAGYANGFKATIYLNDNKARINVAEVLQSQLKGIGIDLQIQVMEFGAYLELAAKGEAQMFISGWGNATGDADYNQYNLFHSTSAGVPGNHSFYNNPKVDALIEAGRKEKDPEKRKEIYAEAQQIEMEEVPLLPFRSSENLAAIAKNVQGVYISPSGYIDVSQVTIQ